In Tachysurus fulvidraco isolate hzauxx_2018 chromosome 1, HZAU_PFXX_2.0, whole genome shotgun sequence, a single window of DNA contains:
- the mfsd14a2 gene encoding MFSD14 family MFS transporter, with amino-acid sequence MTGEKKKKKRLNRSILLAKKIIIKDGGSPQGMGEPSVYHAVVVIFLEFFAWGLLTTPMLTVLHQTFPQHTFLMNGLIHGVKGLLSFLSAPLIGALSDVWGRKSFLLLTVFFTCAPIPLMKISPWWYFAVISVSGVFAVTFSVIFAYVADITQEHERSTAYGLVSATFAASLVTSPAIGAYLSQVYGDTLVVILASAIALLDIGFILVAVPESLPEKMRPASWGAPISWEQADPFASLRKVGQDSTVLLICITVFLSYLPEAGQYSSFFLYLRQVIGFTSETVAAFIAVVGILSILAQTVVLGMLMRSIGNKNTILLGLGFQILQLAWYGFGSQPWMMWAAGAVAAMSSITFPAISAIVSRNADPDQQGVVQGMITGIRGLCNGLGPALYGFVFYLFHVELNEMDAAGGAEKGTKPNMANPTDESAIIPGPPFLFGACSVLLSLLVALFIPEHNALSLRPSNYKKHNSSTQSHAHTPQGGACEGKEPLLDDNSV; translated from the exons ATGACcggggagaagaagaagaagaagcggCTGAACCGCAGCATTCTGTTGGCCAAGAAAATCATCATTAAAGATGGAGGCAGT ccaCAAGGGATGGGTGAGCCGAGTGTGTACCATGCTGTGGTGGTCATCTTCCTTGAGTTCTTTGCCTGGGGACTCCTCACCACACCCATGCTCACA gtgtTACACCAGACTTTCCCCCAGCACACATTTCTGATGAATGGACTCATTCATGGAGTTAAG ggtctCCTGTCGTTCCTCAGTGCTCCTCTGATTGGTGCTCTCTCTGATGTTTGGGGACGAAAATCATTCCTTTTGCTCACCGTCTTCTTCACCTGTGCACCTATTCCACTAATGAAGATCAGCccatg gtggtacTTTGCTGTGATCTCAGTATCAGGAGTGTTCGCTGTGACCTTCTCTGTCATATTTGCGTATGTGGCTGACATCACACAGGAACATGAGAGGAGCACGGCGTACGGCctg GTGTCGGCGACGTTTGCGGCCAGTCTGGTGACGAGCCCAGCGATCGGAGCGTACCTGTCTCAGGTGTACGGGGACACACTAGTGGTGATTTTAGCTTCAGCCATCGCTCTGCTGGACATCGGCTTCATCCTGGTGGCTGTCCCTGAGTCACTGCCTGAGAAAATGAGACCGGCATCATGGGGAGCTCCAATCTCCTGGGAACAGGCCGATCCCTTCGCT tctCTGAGGAAGGTTGGTCAGGACTCCACAGTGTTGTTAATCTGTATCACCGTCTTCCTTTCTTACCTGCCTGAAGCTGGTCAGTACTCCAGCTTCTTCCTGTACCTGCGGCAG GTGATTGGATTCACCTCAGAGACAGTTGCTGCTTTCATTGCAGTGGTGGGAATCTTGTCCATATTAGCTCAG acaGTGGTGTTGGGGATGTTAATGCGCTCCATTGGGAATAAGAACACCATCCTTTTGGGTCTTGGCTTCCAGATCCTGCAGCTCGCCTGGTACGGCTTCGGCTCCCAGCCCTG gatGATGTGGGCAGCTGGGGCTGTAGCTGCAATGTCCAGCATCACTTTCCCAGCCATCAGTGCCATCGTGTCCCGAAATGCAGATCCTGACCAGCAGg gtgtggtaCAGGGGATGATAACAGGGATCAGGGGGCTGTGTAACGGACTCGGCCCTGCGCTCTATGGCTTTGTCTTCTACCTGTTTCACGTGGAGCTGAATGAGATGGATGCTGCAGGAGGAGCTGAGAAAGGAACCAAACCCAACATGGCCAATCCCACTGATGag agTGCCATCATTCCTGGTCCTCCCTTTCTGTTTGGAGCGTGCTCAGTGCTCCTCTCCCTGTTGGTGGCGCTCTTCATCCCTGAACACAACGCGCTCTCTCTGCGGCCCAGCaactacaaaaaacacaacagctcCACCCAGAGCCACGCCCATACCCCTCAGGGTGGAGCCTGTGAAGGCAAAGAGCCTCTACTGGATGACAACAGCGTATGA
- the insra gene encoding insulin receptor a isoform X2 — protein MNLRSLFVFVVMNWLQISAEICQSKDIRNNVTNMHSLENCTVIEGHLKILLMFHTRAEDFRGLSFPKLTVVTDYLLLFRVYGLESLSDLFPNLTVIRGNNLFFNYALVIFEMLQLKEIGLHSLMNITRGAVRLEKNPDLCYLSTLDWSQVLDSVEDNYITTNKNEGECGDVCPGMARGKTICPQTIINGQFGARCWTQRHCQRMCPSVCKGRACTEDGQCCHSACLGGCVKPDSAAACVACRHFLHAGVCVEACPPGSLSFKGWRCVSPAYCHTLHMQCSRKTQDQTCNSYVIHQGACVPECPSGYTTVNSTTLMCSPCAGMCPKVCVGEKTVDSVTAAQALRGCTLLNGSLIINIRGGNNIATELEANLGQLEEITGYLMVRRSYALVSLLFLRKLRLIRGETQERGNYSFFALDNQNLRQLWDWTKHNLSIQQGRMFFHHNSKLCMSEIRKMEEVTGTRDRQPKNDIGFKTNGDQVSCEYRVLKFTTVRTHSDKIIIKWEPFWPPDFRDLLGFMVLYKEAPYRNVTEFDGRGACGSNSWVIADVDPPHRSSDVRQQQEPGFLIRSLKPWTQYAIMVKAQLSTSDEHQVQGAKSQIIYVLTNATKPSVPLDLISSSNSSSHIILKWKPPNDPNGNITHYVVSCLQQPEASELFKFDYCQKGMKLPSRAPTQVDSKEGEKWNQTAESGLSESCCPCPKTEKQLKKEAEESEYRKTFENYLHNEVFRIRPSRQRRSVMGVANSTVPAFKTTPAPLPSLSLEGEAESNKIIQFVYGKESTVISTLRHFTSYQIEIHACNNQPGDPERCSMAAYVSARTLPEDHADDILGQVFFNVVDYSVHIRWAEPKAPNGMIILYEVNYKRLGDTEELSHCVSRKQYISDSGCRLRLVNPGNYTVRIRATSLTGNGSWTEPAYFYIKDLRVDPSNMLKIIVVPVVCVVLVVLMATAGLVMFRKKHAEGPTGRLYTSPNPEYLSPDEMYEPDEWEVAREKITLLHELGQGSFGMVYEGVGRDLVKGEAQTRVAVKTVNEVASLRERIEFLNEASVMKAFNCHHVVRLLGVVSKGQPTLVVMELMTHGDLKSYLRRLRPDSENNPGRPPPTLREMIQTAAEIADGMAYLNAKKFVHRDLAARNCMVSDDYTVKIGDFGMTRDIYETDYYRKGGKGLLPVRWMAPESLKDGVFTAHSDCCHSLMQMCWHYNPKLRPAFQEIVEMLRDELHPSFTDLSFFYSEENRIRAQDSDDFDMDLENMENIPLSSYTPEDEGTYEGLVPYTHMNGEKKNGRIPSLPRSSPS, from the exons ATGAATCTCCggagtttgtttgtgtttgttgtgatgaACTGGCTTCAGATCAGTGCAGAAA TTTGTCAGAGTAAGGACATCAGGAACAATGTGACTAACATGCACTCTCTGGAGAACTGCACTGTGATCGAGGGCCACCTGAAGATCCTGCTGATGTTCCACACGAGAGCAGAGGACTTCCGGGGTCTGAGCTTCCCCAAGCTGACAGTAGTGACGGATTACCTGCTGCTGTTCCGGGTTTATGGCCTGGAGAGCCTGAGCGACCTGTTCCCCAACCTCACGGTCATCCGAGGTAACAACCTGTTCTTCAACTACGCCCTGGTCATCTTCGAGATGCTGCAGCTGAAGGAGATCGGACTGCACAGTCTGATGAACATCACACGCGGCGCCGTGAGGCTGGAAAAGAACCCGGACCTGTGTTACCTCTCTACACTCGACTGGTCACAGGTCCTCGACTCTGTGGAAGACAACTACATCACCACCAATAAAAACGAGGGAGAGTGTGGAGACGTGTGTCCCGGCATGGCCAGGGGCAAGACCATCTGCCCTCAGACCATCATCAACGGGCAGTTTGGTGCACGCTGCTGGACACAACGACACTGCCAACgta TGTGTCCATCGGTGTGTAAGGGGAGGGCATGTACGGAGGACGGTCAGTGCTGTCACTCAGCGTGTTTGGGAGGCTGCGTGAAGCCAGATTCTGCCGCAGCGTGTGTGGCGTGTCGTCACTTCCTGCATgcgggggtgtgtgtggaggcCTGCCCTCCTGGCTCTCTCTCCTTTAAAGGGTGGCGGTGTGTCAGCCCTGCCTACTGCCACACCCTTCACATGCAGTGCTCTCGCAAAACACAGGACCAAACCTGCAACTCCTATGTCATCCACCAAGGGGCGTGTGTTCCTGAGTGTCCCTCAGGGTACACCACTGTCAACTCCACAAC gctgatGTGTTCACCGTGTGCAGGAATGTGTCCtaaagtgtgtgtaggagagaaGACAGTGGACTCGGTGACGGCGGCTCAGGCACTGCGGGGTTGCACGCTGCTCAATGGCAGCCTCATCATCAACATCCGAGGAGGAA ataaCATTGCAACAGAACTGGAAGCTAATCTTGGTCAGCTGGAGGAAATCACAGGATACCTGATGGTGCGTCGCTCCTACGCTCTCGTCTCTCTGTTGTTCCTCAGGAAGCTCAGACTGATCCGCGGAGAGACGCAGGAAAGGGG GAATTACTCCTTCTTCGCTCTGGATAATCAGAACCTGCGTCAGCTGTGGGACTGGACCAAACACAACCTGAGCATCCAGCAGGGCCGCATGTTCTTCCACCACAACTCCAAACTGTGTATGAGTGAGATCCGCAAGATGGAGGAGGTGACGGGGACGAGAGACCGACAGCCCAAGAACGACATCGGCTTTAAAACCAACGGAGACCAGGTGTCAT GTGAGTACCGGGTGTTGAAGTTTACGACAGTTCGGACTCATTCAgataaaatcattataaaatgGGAGCCGTTCTGGCCACCGGACTTCAGGGACCTGCTGGGCTTCATGGTGCTGTATAAAGAAGC GCCATACAGGAACGTGACAGAGTTTGATGGACGAGGTGCGTGTGGCTCTAACAGCTGGGTGATTGCAGATGTGGATCCTCCTCATCGCTCCAGTGATGTTCGACAGCAGCAGGAACCTGGATTCCTCATTAGATCTTTAAAGCCCTGGACTCAGTATGCCATTATGGTTAAAGCTCAGCTCTCCACCTCTGACGAACACCAAGTCCAGGGGGCCAAGAGCCAGATCATCTACGTCCTCACCAATGCCACCA AGCCGTCTGTGCCACTGGATCTGATCTCATCCTCCAACTCGTCCTCTCACATCATCCTGAAGTGGAAACCTCCCAATGACCCCAATggtaacatcacacactatgTAGTGTCCTGCCTACAGCAGCCTGAGGCCAGCGAGCTCTTCAAGTTTGACTACTGccagaaag gcatGAAACTACCATCTCGAGCCCCCACACAGGTGGACAGTAAGGAGGGAGAGAAGTGGAACCAGACAGCGGAGTCAGGACTGAGTGAGAGCTGCTGTCCGTGTCCTAAAACTGAGAAACAGCTGaagaaagaagcagaagaaagTGAATACCGCAAAACCTTTGAGAATTACCTGCACAATGAGGTCTTCCGCATCAG GCCATCCCGTCAGCGCAGATCCGTCATGGGTGTGGCCAACAGCACAGTCCCCGCCTTCAAGACCACACCTGCTCCCCTCCCAAGCCTGAGTCTGGAGGGGGAGGCGGAGTCAAATAAGATTATTCAGTTTGTCTATGGTAAGGAATCAACAGTGATCTCCACCCTGAGACACTTCACCAGCTACCAGATCGAGATTCACGCCTGCAACAACCAGCCAGGTGACCCTGAGCGCTGCAGCATGGCCGCCTACGTCAGTGCTCGCACCTTACCTGAgg atcatGCTGATGACATCCTcggacaggttttttttaacgTTGTTGATTATTCGGTGCACATCAGGTGGGCGGAGCCAAAAGCCCCAAATGGCATGATCATACTGTACGAGGTGAATTACAAGAGACTGGGagatacagag gagcTGAGTCACTGTGTGTCCAGGAAGCAGTACATCAGTGATAGTGGCTGCAGGTTGCGATTGGTTAATCCTGGCAATTACACTGTGCGAATCCGAGCCACATCACTAACAGGAAACGGGTCGTGGACAGAACCTGCGTACTTTTACATCAAAGATCTCC GTGTGGATCCATCTAACATGTTAAAGATTATTGTGGTCccggtggtgtgtgttgtgttggtggtgCTGATGGCCACAGCTGGATTAGTCATGTTCAGAAAGAA gcatGCAGAAGGACCAACTGGACGCCTGTACACTTCACCAAACCCAGAATATCTCAGTCCAGATGAAA tgtatgagCCAGACGAGTGGGAGGTGGCTCGGGAGAAGATCACCCTGCTGCATGAGCTGGGTCAGGGCTCGTTCGGGATGGTGTACGAGGGCGTGGGCCGTGACTTGGTGAAGGGCGAGGCTCAGACACGTGTTGCTGTCAAAACGGTTAACGAGGTGGCGAGTCTTCGGGAGAGGATCGAGTTCCTCAATGAGGCCTCCGTCATGAAGGCTTTCAACTGTCACCATGTG GTGAGGCTGCTGGGTGTGGTCTCTAAAGGCCAGCCCACTCTGGTGGTGATGGAGCTGATGACACACGGAGATCTGAAGAGTTACCTGCGTCGTCTCCGCCCCGATTCTgag aataaCCCGGGCCGTCCTCCCCCCACACTGAGGGAGATGATACAGACTGCAGCAGAGATCGCAGATGGAATGGCGTATCTCAACGCTAAGAAGTTTGTACACAGAGACCTGGCAGCTCGAAACTGCATGGTGTCTGATGATTACACCGTCAAGATCGGCg acttCGGAATGACGCGGGATATTTATGAGACAGATTATTACAGAAAGGGAGGTAAAGGGCTTCTTCCTGTCAGATGGATGGCACCTGAGTCTCTGAAGGATGGAGTGTTTACTGCACACTCGGACtgctg
- the insra gene encoding insulin receptor a isoform X1 — protein MNLRSLFVFVVMNWLQISAEICQSKDIRNNVTNMHSLENCTVIEGHLKILLMFHTRAEDFRGLSFPKLTVVTDYLLLFRVYGLESLSDLFPNLTVIRGNNLFFNYALVIFEMLQLKEIGLHSLMNITRGAVRLEKNPDLCYLSTLDWSQVLDSVEDNYITTNKNEGECGDVCPGMARGKTICPQTIINGQFGARCWTQRHCQRMCPSVCKGRACTEDGQCCHSACLGGCVKPDSAAACVACRHFLHAGVCVEACPPGSLSFKGWRCVSPAYCHTLHMQCSRKTQDQTCNSYVIHQGACVPECPSGYTTVNSTTLMCSPCAGMCPKVCVGEKTVDSVTAAQALRGCTLLNGSLIINIRGGNNIATELEANLGQLEEITGYLMVRRSYALVSLLFLRKLRLIRGETQERGNYSFFALDNQNLRQLWDWTKHNLSIQQGRMFFHHNSKLCMSEIRKMEEVTGTRDRQPKNDIGFKTNGDQVSCEYRVLKFTTVRTHSDKIIIKWEPFWPPDFRDLLGFMVLYKEAPYRNVTEFDGRGACGSNSWVIADVDPPHRSSDVRQQQEPGFLIRSLKPWTQYAIMVKAQLSTSDEHQVQGAKSQIIYVLTNATKPSVPLDLISSSNSSSHIILKWKPPNDPNGNITHYVVSCLQQPEASELFKFDYCQKGMKLPSRAPTQVDSKEGEKWNQTAESGLSESCCPCPKTEKQLKKEAEESEYRKTFENYLHNEVFRIRPSRQRRSVMGVANSTVPAFKTTPAPLPSLSLEGEAESNKIIQFVYGKESTVISTLRHFTSYQIEIHACNNQPGDPERCSMAAYVSARTLPEDHADDILGQVFFNVVDYSVHIRWAEPKAPNGMIILYEVNYKRLGDTEELSHCVSRKQYISDSGCRLRLVNPGNYTVRIRATSLTGNGSWTEPAYFYIKDLRVDPSNMLKIIVVPVVCVVLVVLMATAGLVMFRKKHAEGPTGRLYTSPNPEYLSPDEMYEPDEWEVAREKITLLHELGQGSFGMVYEGVGRDLVKGEAQTRVAVKTVNEVASLRERIEFLNEASVMKAFNCHHVVRLLGVVSKGQPTLVVMELMTHGDLKSYLRRLRPDSENNPGRPPPTLREMIQTAAEIADGMAYLNAKKFVHRDLAARNCMVSDDYTVKIGDFGMTRDIYETDYYRKGGKGLLPVRWMAPESLKDGVFTAHSDCWSFGVVLWEISTLAEQPYQGLSNEQVLKFVMDGGFLERPDNCPDRLHSLMQMCWHYNPKLRPAFQEIVEMLRDELHPSFTDLSFFYSEENRIRAQDSDDFDMDLENMENIPLSSYTPEDEGTYEGLVPYTHMNGEKKNGRIPSLPRSSPS, from the exons ATGAATCTCCggagtttgtttgtgtttgttgtgatgaACTGGCTTCAGATCAGTGCAGAAA TTTGTCAGAGTAAGGACATCAGGAACAATGTGACTAACATGCACTCTCTGGAGAACTGCACTGTGATCGAGGGCCACCTGAAGATCCTGCTGATGTTCCACACGAGAGCAGAGGACTTCCGGGGTCTGAGCTTCCCCAAGCTGACAGTAGTGACGGATTACCTGCTGCTGTTCCGGGTTTATGGCCTGGAGAGCCTGAGCGACCTGTTCCCCAACCTCACGGTCATCCGAGGTAACAACCTGTTCTTCAACTACGCCCTGGTCATCTTCGAGATGCTGCAGCTGAAGGAGATCGGACTGCACAGTCTGATGAACATCACACGCGGCGCCGTGAGGCTGGAAAAGAACCCGGACCTGTGTTACCTCTCTACACTCGACTGGTCACAGGTCCTCGACTCTGTGGAAGACAACTACATCACCACCAATAAAAACGAGGGAGAGTGTGGAGACGTGTGTCCCGGCATGGCCAGGGGCAAGACCATCTGCCCTCAGACCATCATCAACGGGCAGTTTGGTGCACGCTGCTGGACACAACGACACTGCCAACgta TGTGTCCATCGGTGTGTAAGGGGAGGGCATGTACGGAGGACGGTCAGTGCTGTCACTCAGCGTGTTTGGGAGGCTGCGTGAAGCCAGATTCTGCCGCAGCGTGTGTGGCGTGTCGTCACTTCCTGCATgcgggggtgtgtgtggaggcCTGCCCTCCTGGCTCTCTCTCCTTTAAAGGGTGGCGGTGTGTCAGCCCTGCCTACTGCCACACCCTTCACATGCAGTGCTCTCGCAAAACACAGGACCAAACCTGCAACTCCTATGTCATCCACCAAGGGGCGTGTGTTCCTGAGTGTCCCTCAGGGTACACCACTGTCAACTCCACAAC gctgatGTGTTCACCGTGTGCAGGAATGTGTCCtaaagtgtgtgtaggagagaaGACAGTGGACTCGGTGACGGCGGCTCAGGCACTGCGGGGTTGCACGCTGCTCAATGGCAGCCTCATCATCAACATCCGAGGAGGAA ataaCATTGCAACAGAACTGGAAGCTAATCTTGGTCAGCTGGAGGAAATCACAGGATACCTGATGGTGCGTCGCTCCTACGCTCTCGTCTCTCTGTTGTTCCTCAGGAAGCTCAGACTGATCCGCGGAGAGACGCAGGAAAGGGG GAATTACTCCTTCTTCGCTCTGGATAATCAGAACCTGCGTCAGCTGTGGGACTGGACCAAACACAACCTGAGCATCCAGCAGGGCCGCATGTTCTTCCACCACAACTCCAAACTGTGTATGAGTGAGATCCGCAAGATGGAGGAGGTGACGGGGACGAGAGACCGACAGCCCAAGAACGACATCGGCTTTAAAACCAACGGAGACCAGGTGTCAT GTGAGTACCGGGTGTTGAAGTTTACGACAGTTCGGACTCATTCAgataaaatcattataaaatgGGAGCCGTTCTGGCCACCGGACTTCAGGGACCTGCTGGGCTTCATGGTGCTGTATAAAGAAGC GCCATACAGGAACGTGACAGAGTTTGATGGACGAGGTGCGTGTGGCTCTAACAGCTGGGTGATTGCAGATGTGGATCCTCCTCATCGCTCCAGTGATGTTCGACAGCAGCAGGAACCTGGATTCCTCATTAGATCTTTAAAGCCCTGGACTCAGTATGCCATTATGGTTAAAGCTCAGCTCTCCACCTCTGACGAACACCAAGTCCAGGGGGCCAAGAGCCAGATCATCTACGTCCTCACCAATGCCACCA AGCCGTCTGTGCCACTGGATCTGATCTCATCCTCCAACTCGTCCTCTCACATCATCCTGAAGTGGAAACCTCCCAATGACCCCAATggtaacatcacacactatgTAGTGTCCTGCCTACAGCAGCCTGAGGCCAGCGAGCTCTTCAAGTTTGACTACTGccagaaag gcatGAAACTACCATCTCGAGCCCCCACACAGGTGGACAGTAAGGAGGGAGAGAAGTGGAACCAGACAGCGGAGTCAGGACTGAGTGAGAGCTGCTGTCCGTGTCCTAAAACTGAGAAACAGCTGaagaaagaagcagaagaaagTGAATACCGCAAAACCTTTGAGAATTACCTGCACAATGAGGTCTTCCGCATCAG GCCATCCCGTCAGCGCAGATCCGTCATGGGTGTGGCCAACAGCACAGTCCCCGCCTTCAAGACCACACCTGCTCCCCTCCCAAGCCTGAGTCTGGAGGGGGAGGCGGAGTCAAATAAGATTATTCAGTTTGTCTATGGTAAGGAATCAACAGTGATCTCCACCCTGAGACACTTCACCAGCTACCAGATCGAGATTCACGCCTGCAACAACCAGCCAGGTGACCCTGAGCGCTGCAGCATGGCCGCCTACGTCAGTGCTCGCACCTTACCTGAgg atcatGCTGATGACATCCTcggacaggttttttttaacgTTGTTGATTATTCGGTGCACATCAGGTGGGCGGAGCCAAAAGCCCCAAATGGCATGATCATACTGTACGAGGTGAATTACAAGAGACTGGGagatacagag gagcTGAGTCACTGTGTGTCCAGGAAGCAGTACATCAGTGATAGTGGCTGCAGGTTGCGATTGGTTAATCCTGGCAATTACACTGTGCGAATCCGAGCCACATCACTAACAGGAAACGGGTCGTGGACAGAACCTGCGTACTTTTACATCAAAGATCTCC GTGTGGATCCATCTAACATGTTAAAGATTATTGTGGTCccggtggtgtgtgttgtgttggtggtgCTGATGGCCACAGCTGGATTAGTCATGTTCAGAAAGAA gcatGCAGAAGGACCAACTGGACGCCTGTACACTTCACCAAACCCAGAATATCTCAGTCCAGATGAAA tgtatgagCCAGACGAGTGGGAGGTGGCTCGGGAGAAGATCACCCTGCTGCATGAGCTGGGTCAGGGCTCGTTCGGGATGGTGTACGAGGGCGTGGGCCGTGACTTGGTGAAGGGCGAGGCTCAGACACGTGTTGCTGTCAAAACGGTTAACGAGGTGGCGAGTCTTCGGGAGAGGATCGAGTTCCTCAATGAGGCCTCCGTCATGAAGGCTTTCAACTGTCACCATGTG GTGAGGCTGCTGGGTGTGGTCTCTAAAGGCCAGCCCACTCTGGTGGTGATGGAGCTGATGACACACGGAGATCTGAAGAGTTACCTGCGTCGTCTCCGCCCCGATTCTgag aataaCCCGGGCCGTCCTCCCCCCACACTGAGGGAGATGATACAGACTGCAGCAGAGATCGCAGATGGAATGGCGTATCTCAACGCTAAGAAGTTTGTACACAGAGACCTGGCAGCTCGAAACTGCATGGTGTCTGATGATTACACCGTCAAGATCGGCg acttCGGAATGACGCGGGATATTTATGAGACAGATTATTACAGAAAGGGAGGTAAAGGGCTTCTTCCTGTCAGATGGATGGCACCTGAGTCTCTGAAGGATGGAGTGTTTACTGCACACTCGGACtgctg GTCGTTCGGTGTGGTCCTGTGGGAGATCAGCACACTAGCTGAACAGCCCTATCAGGGTCTGTCTAATGAGCAGGTGCTGAAGTTTGTGATGGATGGAGGATTTCTGGA